The Pseudoxanthomonas sp. SL93 genome segment GGCGGATGACGGCCAGGCGGTCTTTCTCGCCGGCTTTCATGGCGGCCTTCATGTCATCGGTAAGCTGTTGTTTCAGGGACATGGGCGTTTCTCCGGATGGGCGGGGCCAAAAAACACAAAAAGCCGGCGACGCTTGCGCGTGCCGGCTTCTGGCGAAGCGACGCGGCTCAGTACAGGCGCTGGCGCTTGGTGACGTCGCGCGAGCTGCGGCGCAGCTGACGCTTCACCGCGGCGGCGGCCTTGCGCTTGCGTTCCTGGGTCGGCTTCTCGTAGAACTCGCGCTTGCGGGTTTCGGCCAGAACACCGGCCTTTTCGCAGGTACGCTTGAAGCGACGCAGAGCAAACTCAAAAGGCTCGTTTTCGCGGACTTTGACGCTGGGCATGGAATCTCCGGTACACATGATGACCGGGATCGGCCCGGCGAGCCGCGTATTATAGCGGCTCGGCAGGACGCTGCAACCCACCCCTTGTCCCGCCTTATCCGGAGCCCCAGATTCCCGCCATGCGCGTCCTCGGCATCGAAACCAGTTGTGACGAAACCGGCGTGGCCGTGTACGACACGGGCCTGTCCGGTGCGGCCGGGCTGCGCGCCCACGCGGTATACAGCCAGATCGCCCTGCATGCCGAGTACGGCGGCGTGGTGCCCGAGCTGGCCAGCCGCGACCATGTCCGCAAGCTGCTTCCGCTGGTCCGGCAGACCCTGGCCGAAGCCGGCCTGGGCATGCAGGACCTGGATGGCGTGGCCT includes the following:
- the rpsU gene encoding 30S ribosomal protein S21; this translates as MPSVKVRENEPFEFALRRFKRTCEKAGVLAETRKREFYEKPTQERKRKAAAAVKRQLRRSSRDVTKRQRLY